One genomic segment of Halanaerobiaceae bacterium ANBcell28 includes these proteins:
- a CDS encoding PD-(D/E)XK nuclease family protein: MKFKFIDYQEDLFERVVDNDSPKLYIFDNFQNLLKAQEYYQQPFLQSASHFISMQDLKEKLCPTDKLILKEEKRSLLFYDLLRKREKEELRIDNYFDSIDLANAFFKFYDELEEYCIEELKNLKDWQEKKYRILNTIRSRYIKRLNELNYSDKTIAFDLKNYNNRFLASFQEIIFVNIIKFTPKEKDLISKIEESEKKISFYLQMDKEDFNHETLSLETLKFPEKISSKVELYHTEDRLLELIDMIKQIEVIQNQDQDIELNYRKTYTILDADFMNSTYHYLLSPNKISFDKEIYFTESKIYRFLNSLYEILLSSDEKGKLKIETNSLIQAVYQTEFRDYFNLKEKDIDFLHTIASDEYVYLTLEHIEYSINKMKLDIKSLRKYSTIFEMLRKINQLNSLKDFANFFEKINLKILNDDIYSNNISQYFDALLELSTIEDLSLFNSWNKYFTNNSRGLFRLFLNYLRYKKLNIIDEKEKASPVIKDLITSVHSRDDDLIILNAFQGALPGQKNSEFLLTDKQRREHGLRTVNDKNLEDKYYFIRHILSSRKAIIYSIKNIEENISSSPFLEELMLNYGLESKELKLKVEDYPTIISKIFKNDQKLFNRGLKDSPQSDKLMIIPEDFKENYSLSFYKYKVLKDCYYKFYLDHIARLEEERTVIEKELGARILGIIIHDIFAEVLSNVDIINTSLKSSSIDKFVERCFSRYYLRINNYYRKYYENIMLTAIKESLSFFIKRISKIVNEDILALRTEWVPEDKDDRTFYKHSFEEDGEFQNSKEISPKSIKFYLNGRVDLLIETREKKYIIDFKTGSGSDDQLDFYSLLLNQEEDEKNLIEKSIYNVLEQNFEKGESGTELEFKEKLEESLSLFLEGKEYSFEYKSRCKRCVMSEICRVV; this comes from the coding sequence ATGAAATTTAAATTTATAGATTATCAAGAAGATCTATTTGAAAGAGTAGTAGATAATGATTCTCCTAAACTATATATATTTGATAATTTCCAAAACTTACTCAAGGCTCAAGAATATTATCAGCAGCCATTTTTACAATCAGCCAGTCATTTTATATCCATGCAGGATTTAAAAGAAAAGTTATGTCCTACAGATAAATTAATACTTAAAGAAGAAAAACGTTCACTTTTATTTTACGACTTGCTTAGAAAACGAGAAAAAGAAGAATTGAGAATTGATAATTACTTTGATTCTATTGATCTAGCAAATGCTTTCTTTAAGTTCTATGATGAGTTAGAAGAATATTGTATTGAAGAACTAAAGAATTTAAAAGATTGGCAGGAAAAGAAATATAGGATTTTAAATACTATTAGAAGTAGATATATAAAAAGGCTTAATGAACTTAATTATAGTGATAAAACAATAGCATTTGATTTGAAGAATTATAATAATCGTTTTTTAGCTTCATTCCAAGAAATTATATTTGTTAATATAATAAAATTTACTCCCAAAGAGAAAGATCTTATAAGTAAAATAGAAGAGTCAGAGAAAAAGATAAGCTTCTATTTGCAAATGGATAAAGAAGATTTTAATCATGAGACCCTTTCCTTAGAAACATTAAAGTTCCCAGAGAAGATATCTAGTAAAGTTGAGCTTTATCATACAGAAGATAGATTATTAGAATTAATAGATATGATTAAACAAATAGAAGTAATTCAAAATCAGGATCAAGATATAGAATTAAATTATAGAAAAACTTATACCATATTGGATGCAGATTTTATGAATAGTACTTATCATTATTTATTATCACCTAATAAGATAAGTTTTGATAAAGAAATATATTTTACTGAGAGCAAAATATATAGATTTTTAAACTCTCTTTACGAAATTTTATTAAGTTCTGATGAAAAAGGTAAGTTGAAGATAGAAACAAATTCTCTAATTCAGGCCGTGTACCAAACGGAGTTTAGGGATTATTTTAATCTTAAAGAAAAAGATATCGATTTTTTGCATACTATAGCCTCCGATGAATATGTTTATCTTACTTTGGAACACATAGAATACAGCATTAATAAGATGAAATTAGATATAAAGTCACTAAGAAAATACAGTACTATTTTTGAAATGCTCAGGAAAATTAATCAGCTAAATTCTCTAAAAGATTTTGCCAATTTCTTTGAGAAGATTAATCTTAAAATATTAAACGATGATATTTATTCAAATAATATTTCTCAGTATTTTGATGCTTTATTGGAGTTAAGCACAATAGAAGATCTGTCTTTATTTAATTCCTGGAATAAATATTTTACTAATAATTCTAGAGGTCTTTTTCGTCTTTTTCTTAACTATCTTAGATATAAGAAACTTAATATTATAGATGAAAAAGAAAAGGCAAGTCCGGTAATTAAGGATTTAATAACTTCAGTTCATAGTAGAGATGATGACTTAATAATTCTTAATGCATTTCAAGGAGCGCTACCAGGTCAAAAAAATAGTGAGTTTTTGCTTACAGATAAACAAAGAAGAGAGCATGGATTAAGAACTGTTAATGATAAGAATCTGGAAGATAAATATTATTTTATACGACATATTTTAAGTAGTAGGAAAGCTATAATATATAGCATTAAAAATATAGAAGAGAATATAAGCTCTAGCCCTTTTCTAGAAGAGTTGATGCTAAATTATGGTCTGGAAAGTAAAGAATTAAAGTTAAAAGTTGAGGATTACCCCACTATCATTAGTAAAATTTTTAAAAATGATCAAAAATTGTTTAATCGGGGATTAAAAGATAGTCCTCAATCAGATAAACTTATGATTATTCCCGAAGATTTTAAAGAAAACTACTCTCTATCTTTTTATAAATATAAGGTTTTAAAAGATTGTTATTATAAGTTTTATTTAGATCATATCGCTAGATTAGAAGAAGAAAGAACTGTTATAGAAAAAGAATTAGGTGCAAGAATCTTAGGTATTATAATTCATGACATCTTTGCTGAAGTATTATCTAATGTTGATATTATTAATACAAGTCTAAAGAGTTCTTCTATTGATAAGTTTGTTGAACGTTGTTTTTCTCGTTATTATTTAAGAATTAATAATTATTATAGAAAGTATTATGAAAATATAATGTTAACTGCTATCAAAGAATCTCTATCTTTTTTTATAAAGAGAATTAGTAAAATAGTAAATGAAGATATTCTAGCACTTAGAACAGAATGGGTTCCTGAAGATAAGGATGATCGGACTTTTTATAAACATTCATTTGAGGAAGATGGGGAATTTCAAAATTCAAAAGAAATTTCTCCAAAATCTATAAAGTTTTATTTAAATGGTAGAGTTGATTTATTAATAGAAACAAGAGAAAAGAAGTATATAATCGATTTTAAGACAGGATCTGGAAGTGATGATCAATTAGATTTTTATTCTTTATTATTAAATCAAGAAGAAGATGAAAAAAATCTTATTGAGAAAAGTATTTATAATGTTCTTGAGCAGAATTTTGAAAAAGGTGAAAGTGGTACAGAACTAGAGTTTAAAGAAAAGTTAGAAGAAAGTCTTAGTTTATTTCTGGAAGGAAAAGAGTATTCTTTTGAATATAAAAGTCGATGTAAAAGATGTGTAATGTCTGAAATTTGTAGGGTGGTGTAA
- a CDS encoding UvrD-helicase domain-containing protein, whose amino-acid sequence MRKVLKASAGTGKTYSLSLEYILALLDGQSFEEIVVMTFTRKATAEIRERIFEHLAELLDEGVDSQVYQSLEGKRPGIVVDLHRVEEVYHQMLINKEKIHIYTIDSFINQIFKKSIAPYLGVFNYQIVEEEKNKEIIEEVFKEILDNPIDFALLEKFLSENVERDLSNYLHLIGDILNNRWKFLLLDYKKREKRDCSQLSSKLDQSIDILESIIIEKGKEFSAKFLVKDFKSLISNYRLLDSLEAKENMIMKNYSLFFSKSFWNKNKLRGKAVASLRESLDLKYEEFLIQLANYIYNEELIPYEEEIFKFSTRIFEIADKLKFKLKAFTHSDISNYTYMYMNQEELKLMDNNSFTDYFYELIDIEIKSIFIDEFQDTSILQWKILKGLLDRSANVITVGDEKQSIYGWRGGEKDLFTNLDKIIAAETEPLLTCYRSQKEIIEFVNKFFYNLDLEWEYNHVDYLPSKENGYFELLLGGEKNKTNTETKSFAKLNKEKQELIMELNEKITGDMKKAIAERIKELSSGSDIGVLARSNNHLSEIAMELDKLSIPYLLESKDSLLDHEAIRPLYFLLNYINYNDYFNLLKFMRSDLLGVSNKFLRYLLENKEEVKAYILGDIESVSIDNLESVLLEVKSLKKMNYQKLSNYLIENSGIIDKYSGNSAALKNIYHFFKLMRRFTCLSDFMRYLEENKESDELKQLAVKEENAVKLMSIHKSKGLSFETEFFYWDPSSAKGANSNGMEFYLNFDENFQELEDYLLTNSKYEKIFEYLDIDFAEKRKAKELIEEINNIYVALTRAENNLFLYIEGPRKLEEDNEGRCWSGSSYDFYEDALLKASDSYTLCDLIERKEFGELMIGRIEKREEKIEIPLLKPYFSSSVLSAERLDEINKKKDFHMTMEKELKRIEGLALHYYLENIKYNTKTERDYAFNLMMARYGNILGLIKIEGIARRVESFLKKNQIYFEDYWQVFNEYQIEFEGEKYRIDRLLLNEDKKEIFILDYKSGYLKEQSQLDKYKNIVKNMCNRKYRVFTKFLEV is encoded by the coding sequence ATGAGAAAAGTACTAAAAGCAAGTGCAGGTACAGGTAAAACATACAGTTTATCATTGGAATATATCCTTGCTTTGTTGGATGGCCAGTCCTTTGAAGAAATTGTTGTAATGACTTTTACTCGAAAAGCAACAGCTGAAATAAGAGAGCGGATATTTGAACATTTAGCTGAGCTTTTAGATGAAGGAGTAGACAGTCAGGTTTATCAATCTCTAGAAGGCAAAAGGCCTGGAATAGTTGTTGACCTTCATAGAGTAGAAGAAGTATATCACCAAATGTTAATAAATAAAGAAAAAATTCATATTTATACTATAGATAGTTTTATTAATCAAATTTTCAAAAAATCGATTGCCCCATATCTAGGTGTTTTTAATTATCAAATTGTTGAAGAAGAAAAAAATAAGGAGATAATTGAGGAAGTTTTCAAAGAAATTCTGGACAATCCTATAGATTTTGCTCTTTTAGAGAAGTTTTTAAGCGAGAACGTTGAAAGGGATTTAAGTAATTATCTGCATTTAATAGGAGATATATTAAATAATCGTTGGAAATTTTTATTATTGGATTATAAAAAAAGAGAAAAAAGAGATTGTAGTCAATTAAGTAGTAAACTTGACCAAAGTATTGATATATTGGAAAGTATAATAATTGAAAAAGGAAAGGAATTTTCTGCGAAGTTTTTAGTTAAAGATTTTAAATCTTTAATTAGCAACTATCGATTACTCGATAGTCTTGAGGCTAAAGAAAATATGATTATGAAGAATTATTCACTATTTTTTAGTAAATCTTTTTGGAATAAGAATAAACTTAGGGGAAAGGCAGTTGCTTCTTTGAGAGAGTCTTTAGATTTAAAATATGAAGAATTTTTAATTCAATTAGCTAATTATATTTATAATGAGGAACTAATACCTTATGAAGAAGAAATTTTCAAATTTTCAACTAGGATCTTTGAGATTGCTGATAAGTTAAAGTTTAAATTAAAAGCTTTTACCCACAGCGATATTAGTAATTATACCTATATGTATATGAATCAAGAGGAATTGAAGCTAATGGATAATAATTCTTTTACTGATTATTTTTATGAGCTTATTGATATAGAGATAAAATCTATTTTTATAGACGAGTTTCAGGATACCAGTATTCTACAGTGGAAAATTTTAAAAGGATTATTAGATAGATCAGCAAATGTAATAACTGTAGGCGATGAAAAACAATCCATATATGGCTGGAGGGGTGGTGAAAAAGATCTTTTTACTAATCTAGATAAGATAATAGCAGCCGAGACAGAACCATTACTTACATGTTATCGCAGCCAAAAAGAAATAATTGAATTCGTTAACAAATTTTTCTATAATTTAGACTTGGAGTGGGAGTACAATCATGTTGATTATTTACCTTCAAAGGAGAATGGATATTTTGAACTTTTACTTGGAGGTGAAAAAAATAAAACTAATACAGAGACCAAGTCTTTTGCTAAATTAAATAAAGAAAAGCAAGAACTTATAATGGAGCTAAATGAAAAAATTACAGGAGATATGAAAAAGGCTATAGCTGAAAGAATTAAAGAATTAAGTAGTGGAAGTGATATAGGTGTATTAGCGCGTTCCAATAATCATCTCTCCGAAATTGCTATGGAGTTAGATAAATTATCTATTCCTTATTTGTTGGAAAGCAAGGACAGTCTTCTTGATCATGAAGCAATTAGACCTTTATATTTTTTATTAAATTATATAAATTATAATGATTATTTTAATTTACTTAAATTCATGAGAAGTGATTTACTAGGAGTAAGTAATAAATTTTTAAGATATCTTTTAGAAAATAAAGAAGAAGTTAAGGCTTATATATTAGGTGATATAGAAAGCGTTTCTATAGATAATTTAGAAAGTGTTTTACTGGAAGTTAAGAGTTTAAAGAAAATGAATTACCAAAAGTTGAGTAATTATCTAATTGAAAATAGTGGTATTATTGATAAATATAGTGGCAATAGTGCAGCTTTGAAAAATATATACCATTTTTTTAAGTTAATGAGGAGATTTACTTGTCTTAGTGATTTTATGAGATATTTAGAAGAAAATAAAGAAAGTGATGAGCTTAAACAACTGGCTGTCAAAGAGGAAAATGCTGTCAAATTAATGAGTATTCATAAATCTAAAGGTTTATCTTTTGAAACTGAGTTTTTCTATTGGGATCCATCTTCCGCTAAAGGTGCTAATTCCAATGGTATGGAGTTTTATTTAAACTTTGATGAGAACTTTCAAGAACTTGAAGATTATTTACTAACAAACTCTAAATATGAAAAGATTTTCGAATACCTAGATATAGATTTTGCTGAGAAAAGAAAAGCAAAAGAATTAATAGAAGAAATTAATAACATATATGTAGCCTTAACGAGAGCAGAAAATAATCTCTTTCTCTATATCGAGGGACCAAGAAAATTGGAAGAGGATAATGAAGGACGTTGTTGGAGTGGTAGCTCTTATGATTTTTATGAAGATGCATTATTGAAAGCTAGTGATTCCTACACTCTTTGTGATTTGATAGAAAGAAAAGAGTTTGGAGAACTTATGATAGGAAGAATTGAAAAAAGAGAAGAAAAAATAGAAATTCCACTTTTAAAACCTTATTTTTCATCGTCAGTGCTTTCAGCAGAACGTCTAGATGAAATTAATAAGAAAAAAGATTTTCATATGACGATGGAAAAAGAACTAAAGAGGATTGAGGGGCTTGCTCTTCATTATTATTTAGAGAATATTAAATATAATACTAAGACAGAGCGAGATTATGCCTTTAATTTAATGATGGCTCGTTATGGTAATATTTTAGGTTTAATCAAAATAGAGGGAATTGCTAGAAGAGTAGAGAGTTTTTTGAAAAAAAATCAGATTTATTTTGAGGACTATTGGCAGGTATTTAATGAATATCAAATAGAATTTGAAGGTGAGAAATATAGAATTGATCGTTTATTACTTAATGAAGATAAGAAAGAAATATTTATTCTTGATTATAAAAGTGGATATTTAAAAGAACAATCACAATTAGATAAATATAAAAATATTGTTAAAAATATGTGCAATAGGAAATATCGAGTTTTTACTAAATTTTTGGAAGTTTAG
- a CDS encoding MgtC/SapB family protein translates to MLDILINICLISLLAGVIGWDREKHGRPAGFRTHILVGIGSTILMMVSYSLHEIYPDADPARIAAQVVSGIGFLGAGTILIQGSIVKGLTTAASLWTTAAIGLAVGASFYFLSIVATIIVFISLFFLSNIEYGNTKIRKQKFKCTFKRNKGLYNEIHRKFQEKKCEIKFIETNKSNEEEINLKCIVEINNDDIVEMNSWLLDLEEIKELTWEDCS, encoded by the coding sequence TTGCTAGATATACTAATCAATATATGTTTAATATCACTCTTAGCTGGCGTTATTGGTTGGGATAGAGAAAAACATGGTAGACCTGCTGGTTTTAGAACTCATATTCTAGTAGGTATTGGTTCTACTATCTTGATGATGGTCTCTTATAGTTTGCATGAGATTTATCCCGATGCTGATCCTGCACGTATAGCAGCTCAAGTTGTAAGTGGAATTGGTTTTTTGGGAGCAGGAACAATTCTGATACAGGGTTCTATAGTAAAAGGATTAACAACTGCTGCCAGCTTATGGACTACTGCAGCGATTGGTTTAGCGGTTGGCGCTAGTTTTTATTTTTTAAGTATAGTAGCAACAATTATAGTTTTCATATCCTTGTTCTTTTTATCTAATATTGAGTATGGAAATACTAAGATTCGCAAACAGAAATTTAAATGTACCTTCAAAAGAAATAAGGGTTTATATAATGAAATTCATCGAAAGTTTCAGGAAAAAAAATGTGAGATAAAATTTATCGAGACAAATAAAAGTAATGAGGAAGAAATAAACTTGAAGTGCATTGTGGAAATAAATAATGATGATATAGTGGAAATGAATTCATGGTTGTTGGATCTTGAAGAGATAAAAGAATTAACTTGGGAAGATTGTAGTTAA
- a CDS encoding PAS domain-containing sensor histidine kinase, with translation MKKKLNKHNKYIYISHIISLILLGLFFIKNVYNKQLNIALFPLIILFMFLILLFLLNDKINKYFEEIKIIKKEYLIATVYITLITLIILYNCSIEKSFLKIFYLVPIILFSATHGKKISLFIATYSSINILIISYINRNIINIELDLLLIVLFFWIAWLIGGFINLEREAKNKLYEMTNKLEKVNNELRNSQEVFKVNFEKSNIGMVINDLEGNIIKANDAFNTMMAYEENELQGKNIYQLRKNHHKSDNNICKKMLDNNIKALTTQKEYTNKYGGTIWVKQNTSIAYDNEKKPIYFLNQMENITEKKLVEARYKEQKEQLEYNILKTKFFSKLSHELKTPLNLIFSALQILNIRYSKIHKDEKSEQIEKYFNIIKQNSYRLLRLVNNIIDLSKIDSNSFNLNLENRDIISVIKKIVFSTEEYVINNKRKIKFTSSIKEKCIACDPFSIERIILNLISNAVKFTNVDDLITISIYERDNNLIIEVADTGIGIKEDKLNLIFEYFRQVDESFSRRTEGSGIGLSIVKSLVELHDGKIWVESVLGKGSTFYIALPIRLLPEDKNLETDIYNNNLMDKVKVEFSDIYSDE, from the coding sequence ATGAAAAAAAAATTGAACAAGCATAATAAATATATCTATATAAGCCATATAATATCATTAATTTTATTAGGCCTTTTTTTTATAAAAAATGTTTATAATAAACAATTAAATATAGCATTATTCCCATTGATCATCCTCTTTATGTTCTTAATTTTATTATTTCTTTTAAATGACAAAATTAATAAATACTTTGAAGAGATAAAAATAATTAAGAAAGAATATCTAATTGCAACTGTCTATATTACATTAATAACCCTAATAATATTATATAACTGTAGTATTGAAAAATCATTTTTAAAGATATTCTATCTCGTACCCATAATTCTTTTTTCAGCTACTCATGGTAAAAAGATATCACTTTTTATAGCTACTTATTCTTCCATAAATATTTTAATTATATCTTATATTAATAGAAATATAATCAATATAGAGTTAGATTTATTATTAATAGTCCTTTTCTTTTGGATTGCCTGGTTAATCGGAGGATTTATTAATTTAGAACGAGAAGCAAAGAATAAATTATATGAAATGACTAATAAATTAGAAAAAGTAAATAATGAACTTAGAAACAGTCAAGAAGTATTTAAGGTTAATTTCGAAAAGTCCAATATAGGAATGGTTATCAACGACTTAGAAGGAAATATAATTAAAGCTAATGATGCATTTAATACTATGATGGCTTATGAAGAAAATGAGTTACAAGGTAAAAATATTTACCAACTACGTAAAAACCATCATAAAAGCGATAATAATATATGCAAAAAAATGCTTGATAATAATATTAAAGCCCTTACAACACAAAAAGAATATACTAATAAATATGGTGGGACAATTTGGGTAAAACAAAATACAAGTATAGCATATGATAATGAAAAAAAACCCATATACTTTTTAAATCAAATGGAAAATATCACAGAAAAAAAATTAGTAGAAGCCAGATATAAAGAACAAAAAGAACAATTAGAGTATAATATTCTTAAAACTAAATTTTTCTCTAAACTTTCACATGAATTAAAAACGCCACTTAACCTTATATTCTCTGCTTTACAAATTCTAAATATTAGATATAGCAAAATACACAAAGATGAAAAAAGCGAACAAATTGAAAAATACTTTAATATTATTAAGCAAAATAGCTACCGCCTTTTAAGACTTGTAAACAATATAATAGATTTGAGTAAAATTGATAGTAATTCCTTTAATTTAAACTTAGAAAATCGTGATATTATTTCTGTTATTAAGAAAATTGTATTCTCTACAGAAGAATATGTAATAAATAATAAGAGAAAAATTAAATTTACTTCTTCCATTAAAGAAAAATGTATCGCCTGTGATCCATTTAGTATAGAAAGAATCATTTTAAACTTAATTTCAAATGCTGTTAAATTTACAAATGTAGATGATTTAATTACAATTAGTATTTATGAAAGAGATAATAACCTTATAATTGAAGTAGCTGACACAGGAATAGGAATAAAAGAAGATAAACTCAATCTCATATTTGAATACTTTAGGCAAGTTGACGAATCCTTTTCAAGAAGAACTGAAGGAAGTGGTATCGGCTTATCAATAGTAAAATCACTAGTAGAGTTGCATGACGGTAAAATATGGGTAGAAAGTGTTTTAGGCAAAGGAAGTACTTTTTATATAGCACTCCCTATCCGATTACTCCCTGAAGATAAAAATTTAGAAACAGATATTTATAATAATAACTTAATGGATAAAGTTAAAGTAGAATTTTCTGATATATACAGTGATGAGTAA
- a CDS encoding stage V sporulation protein S, producing the protein MEVLKVASNSNPNKVAGALAGILREEGRAELQAIGAGSVNQVVKSIAIARGFVAPSGMDLVSIPGFIDISIDGDEKTAIKFIVEPR; encoded by the coding sequence ATGGAAGTGTTGAAAGTAGCATCAAATTCAAATCCTAACAAGGTAGCAGGAGCGCTTGCAGGGATACTTAGGGAAGAAGGACGAGCTGAATTGCAGGCTATTGGGGCTGGCTCTGTAAATCAGGTAGTTAAGTCTATTGCTATTGCTAGAGGATTTGTAGCACCAAGTGGGATGGATTTAGTTAGTATTCCAGGATTTATAGATATATCCATTGATGGTGATGAGAAGACAGCAATTAAGTTTATTGTAGAACCAAGATAG
- the hcp gene encoding hydroxylamine reductase gives MSMFCYQCQEAAKGEGCTVRGVCGKTDDVANLQDLLIYVLKGISVIAEEAKEYGVEDEKVAVFINESLFATITNASFDPERFEKRIEEGLSLREELKENLLKAYQEKTGEEFNKYLPEMCTWYSDNVQDFYTKSAQVGILSIENEDIRSLKELLIYGLKGIAAYAEHAYVLEEKSDDIFAFLTEALAATADGDKSVDELIGLVMKCGEIAVETMALLDKANTSNYGNPEISNVNIGVRNNPGILISGHDLRDLEELLEQTEGTGVDVYTHGEMLPANSYPAFKKYDHFVGNYGNAWWQQGEEFEKFNGPILMTTNCLVPPKDSYKDRVYTTGVVGFSGLTHITDREEGKQKDFSAIIEHAKKTNAPEELETGTIPGGFAHEAVMGVADKVVEAVKQGHISRFVVMAGCDGRHKTRDYYSQVAEELPEDAVILTAGCAKYRYNKLDLGDIGGIPRVLDAGQCNDSYSLVVIAQKLAEVFEVDDINELPISYDIAWYEQKAVAVLLALLFLGVKGIRLGPSLPAFVSANVLNVLVEKFDIKPIDNVENDVAAIMAGE, from the coding sequence GTGAGTATGTTTTGTTATCAATGTCAGGAAGCAGCCAAGGGAGAAGGCTGTACAGTACGAGGAGTATGTGGTAAAACAGATGATGTAGCGAATCTTCAAGATTTATTAATCTATGTACTTAAAGGTATCTCTGTTATAGCAGAAGAAGCAAAAGAATATGGTGTAGAGGATGAAAAAGTAGCTGTATTTATTAATGAGAGTCTTTTTGCTACTATTACCAATGCAAGCTTTGATCCTGAGCGTTTTGAAAAGAGGATAGAAGAAGGCTTAAGTTTAAGGGAAGAGCTTAAAGAGAATTTACTTAAAGCTTATCAGGAAAAAACAGGTGAAGAATTTAATAAATATTTACCAGAAATGTGCACTTGGTATAGTGATAATGTTCAAGATTTCTATACAAAGTCTGCCCAAGTTGGTATATTATCAATAGAAAATGAAGATATCAGATCCCTTAAAGAGCTTTTAATATATGGTTTAAAAGGTATAGCTGCTTATGCAGAACATGCCTATGTTCTAGAAGAAAAAAGTGATGATATTTTTGCATTCCTTACTGAAGCACTTGCAGCAACAGCTGATGGAGATAAAAGTGTAGATGAATTAATAGGATTAGTTATGAAGTGTGGAGAAATTGCTGTAGAAACAATGGCTTTACTTGATAAAGCAAATACCAGCAATTATGGCAACCCTGAAATAAGTAATGTAAATATTGGTGTTAGAAATAATCCAGGAATTCTAATTAGTGGTCATGATTTACGTGACCTGGAAGAACTCCTTGAGCAGACAGAAGGTACAGGTGTTGATGTTTATACACATGGAGAAATGTTGCCTGCTAATTCTTATCCTGCTTTCAAAAAATATGATCATTTTGTAGGTAATTATGGAAACGCATGGTGGCAACAGGGAGAAGAATTTGAAAAATTTAATGGTCCCATTTTAATGACAACAAATTGCCTAGTTCCACCAAAAGATTCTTATAAAGATCGCGTTTATACAACTGGTGTTGTTGGATTTTCTGGTTTAACTCATATTACTGATAGAGAAGAAGGAAAGCAAAAAGATTTTTCTGCTATCATTGAGCATGCTAAAAAGACCAATGCGCCCGAGGAATTAGAAACAGGAACTATCCCTGGTGGTTTTGCTCATGAAGCAGTAATGGGTGTTGCTGATAAGGTAGTAGAAGCTGTAAAACAAGGCCATATCAGTAGATTTGTAGTTATGGCTGGTTGTGATGGGAGACATAAGACCCGTGATTATTATAGTCAAGTAGCTGAAGAACTTCCAGAAGATGCTGTAATCCTTACTGCTGGTTGTGCAAAATATAGATACAATAAGCTTGATTTAGGTGATATTGGTGGCATTCCTAGGGTACTTGATGCAGGTCAGTGTAATGATTCATATTCTTTAGTTGTTATAGCACAAAAGCTGGCTGAAGTATTTGAGGTAGATGATATTAATGAACTTCCAATATCTTATGATATTGCCTGGTATGAACAAAAGGCAGTAGCTGTTCTATTAGCTCTGTTGTTCTTAGGAGTTAAGGGAATACGTCTTGGACCTTCCTTACCAGCATTTGTCTCAGCAAATGTCTTAAATGTACTTGTTGAAAAATTTGATATTAAGCCAATAGATAATGTAGAAAATGATGTAGCAGCTATTATGGCTGGCGAATAA